The following coding sequences lie in one Nitratireductor mangrovi genomic window:
- a CDS encoding MFS transporter: MTDTTAQSAPISQERTVYAVLLAVSFCHLLNDVMQSLLAAIYPMLKADYGLDFWQIGLLTMTFQVTASLLQPAVGMTTDRRPMPYSLPFGMGSTMFGLILLATAATYPLLLLGAAFVGIGSAVFHPESSRVARFASGGRYGMAQALFQVGGNVGTAIGPLLAAFIVVPRGQGSVAWFSLAALAGMIILWRVGGWYSAYRRRAASRPAPTASLDLTRGKVAFTLAILVMLVFSKHVYLASISSYYTFFVIERFGVTVQESQILLFIFLGAAAAGTILGGPIGDRFGSKTVIWFSILGVLPFTLALPYSSYAWTPVLTIMIGLILSSAFPQIVVFAQELLPGRVGMVAGLFFGFAFGLGGLGAAVLGVVADAKGIDFVYQVCSYLPLLGLLTIFLPNLTTRR, from the coding sequence TTGACCGATACCACCGCCCAGTCAGCACCGATCTCGCAGGAACGCACGGTCTACGCCGTGCTCCTGGCGGTCAGCTTCTGCCACCTGCTCAACGACGTCATGCAGTCGCTGCTGGCGGCGATCTACCCGATGCTGAAGGCCGATTACGGGCTCGACTTCTGGCAGATCGGGCTTCTGACCATGACCTTCCAGGTCACCGCGTCGCTGCTGCAGCCGGCGGTCGGCATGACCACCGACAGGCGCCCGATGCCCTACTCGCTGCCTTTCGGCATGGGCTCGACGATGTTCGGGCTGATCCTGCTCGCCACCGCCGCGACCTACCCGCTGTTGCTGTTGGGCGCGGCGTTCGTCGGCATCGGCTCGGCCGTGTTCCACCCCGAATCCTCGCGGGTGGCGCGCTTCGCCTCGGGCGGACGTTACGGCATGGCGCAGGCGCTGTTCCAGGTCGGCGGCAATGTCGGCACCGCGATCGGACCACTGCTCGCCGCCTTCATCGTGGTGCCGCGCGGCCAGGGCTCGGTTGCCTGGTTCTCGCTCGCCGCGCTCGCCGGCATGATCATCCTGTGGCGGGTCGGCGGCTGGTATTCGGCCTATCGCCGCCGTGCCGCAAGCCGCCCGGCGCCAACTGCGAGCCTCGACCTCACCAGAGGCAAGGTGGCCTTCACGCTTGCCATCCTGGTCATGCTGGTCTTTTCCAAGCATGTCTACCTGGCCTCGATCAGCAGCTACTACACCTTCTTCGTTATCGAGCGCTTCGGGGTGACGGTGCAGGAATCGCAGATCCTCCTGTTCATCTTCCTCGGCGCGGCCGCTGCCGGCACCATCCTCGGCGGGCCGATCGGCGACCGCTTCGGCTCCAAGACGGTAATCTGGTTCTCGATCCTCGGCGTGCTGCCGTTCACGCTGGCCCTGCCCTATTCGAGTTATGCCTGGACGCCGGTGCTGACGATCATGATCGGGCTGATCCTGTCCTCCGCCTTCCCGCAGATCGTCGTCTTCGCGCAGGAACTGTTGCCGGGCCGGGTCGGCATGGTGGCGGGGCTGTTCTTCGGCTTCGCCTTCGGGCTTGGCGGGCTCGGCGCGGCCGTGCTCGGCGTCGTCGCCGACGCGAAAGGCATCGACTTCGTCTACCAGGTCTGCTCCTACCTGCCGCTGCTGGGCCTGTTGACGATCTTCCTGCCCAATCTCACGACGCGCCGCTAG
- a CDS encoding AraC family transcriptional regulator, which produces MTRFERDSTETARLRELRHAWLEAAGGAVIVHANDYPNAYAVKAHRHGRAQLLHARSGVVLVKTGLGHWMVPAGHAIWIPAGIMHAVDMLGGVSMLSAYVKPQALDGLPRDLRVVAMTPLMRGLLTEAASLDFEAPADARAALILDLVLHEIPRLAEMPLGLPFPADERMAALCRDYLAAPRPDVTIDGWAGRLGMSRRTFTRRFQRETGVSLSLWRQQASLFAALPKLAAGEAVTNVALDLGYESVAAFTTMFRRMLGSPPRSYLSANLAAE; this is translated from the coding sequence ATGACCAGATTCGAGCGCGATTCGACGGAAACGGCGCGGCTGCGCGAACTGCGCCACGCCTGGCTGGAGGCGGCCGGCGGCGCCGTCATCGTGCATGCCAACGACTATCCGAATGCCTATGCCGTGAAGGCGCATCGCCACGGCCGCGCGCAGCTCCTGCATGCGCGCTCCGGTGTGGTGCTGGTCAAGACCGGTCTCGGCCACTGGATGGTGCCGGCCGGCCACGCCATCTGGATCCCGGCCGGGATCATGCATGCCGTCGACATGCTCGGCGGGGTCAGCATGCTGTCGGCCTATGTGAAGCCTCAGGCGCTCGACGGCCTGCCGCGCGACCTGCGCGTCGTCGCCATGACGCCGCTGATGCGCGGACTTTTGACCGAGGCGGCTTCGCTGGACTTCGAGGCGCCGGCGGACGCGCGCGCCGCGCTGATCCTCGACCTCGTGCTGCACGAGATTCCGAGGCTCGCCGAAATGCCGCTCGGCCTGCCGTTCCCGGCAGACGAGCGCATGGCGGCGCTCTGCCGCGACTATCTCGCAGCACCGCGCCCCGACGTCACCATCGACGGCTGGGCCGGCAGGCTCGGCATGAGCCGGCGCACCTTCACCCGCCGCTTTCAGCGCGAGACAGGGGTCAGCCTCTCCTTGTGGCGCCAGCAGGCGAGCCTTTTCGCCGCCTTGCCGAAGCTCGCCGCGGGCGAGGCGGTGACCAATGTGGCGCTTGACCTCGGCTATGAAAGCGTCGCCGCCTTCACCACCATGTTCCGCCGCATGCTGGGTTCGCCGCCGCGCAGCTATCTGTCGGCCAACCTGGCGGCGGAGTGA
- a CDS encoding MarR family winged helix-turn-helix transcriptional regulator, with protein MNKKQDLPWDNPRFRNWIAVVRAEKAVIRALSKALAPLDLKIAQLDMLMNLYRHPGQSQHDLARRLLVGRSNITMLLPQLESQGLVRRESDASDKRVMRLFLTPEGEKLLLEALAVYTELIDKVMAQSSPRECDLMGEQMRRIVDTLADK; from the coding sequence ATGAACAAAAAACAAGACCTGCCGTGGGACAACCCGCGCTTTCGCAACTGGATCGCCGTGGTGCGGGCCGAAAAGGCCGTGATCCGCGCGCTTTCCAAGGCGCTGGCGCCGCTCGATCTGAAGATCGCGCAGCTCGACATGCTGATGAACCTCTACCGCCATCCAGGCCAGTCGCAGCACGACCTGGCGCGCCGGCTCCTGGTCGGGCGCTCCAACATCACCATGCTGTTGCCGCAGCTCGAATCACAGGGGCTGGTGCGGCGCGAGAGCGATGCCTCCGACAAGCGCGTCATGCGGCTTTTCCTGACGCCGGAGGGCGAAAAGCTGCTTCTGGAGGCGCTCGCCGTCTACACCGAACTCATCGACAAGGTGATGGCGCAGTCCTCGCCGCGCGAATGCGACCTGATGGGCGAGCAGATGCGGCGCATCGTCGACACGCTCGCCGACAAATAA
- a CDS encoding alpha/beta fold hydrolase: MASFPLTVIRSAFRLTDHLAPRLAGRLAFELFCRTPHPDKVSDKEARALAQAAPLMAEARLHRLTTPTGCIAAYDFRPPAGTERRRTVLVIHGWRSRTDHMVAVIDALRREGARVIAIDLPGHGKSSGRRLNMANAVEAAGMAAEWFGPFDAVIGHSFGGAVAVNAVVGSIQGVPPLPAERLVLISAPNSMPTFFAEFGRMLELGPRSQTVLVNHVETLTGRPLEDFVGSLQLAEFEVPTLVIHAPEDKEVPAANAWAYEKAGPHIRLVWAPGLGHRRILAAPGVIEELTNFVAGERAPALVN, translated from the coding sequence ATGGCATCATTTCCCCTGACTGTCATCCGCTCCGCCTTCCGCCTCACAGATCATCTCGCGCCCCGCCTCGCCGGCCGCCTCGCCTTCGAACTGTTCTGCCGCACGCCCCATCCCGACAAGGTGTCGGACAAGGAGGCGAGGGCGCTGGCGCAGGCCGCACCCTTGATGGCCGAGGCCCGGCTGCACCGGCTCACCACGCCGACCGGCTGCATCGCCGCCTATGATTTCCGCCCGCCCGCCGGCACCGAGCGCCGCCGCACCGTGCTCGTCATCCATGGCTGGCGCTCGCGCACCGACCACATGGTTGCCGTCATCGACGCGCTCAGGCGCGAAGGCGCGCGTGTCATCGCCATCGACCTGCCGGGCCACGGCAAGTCGTCCGGACGCCGGCTCAACATGGCCAACGCCGTCGAGGCCGCCGGCATGGCGGCCGAATGGTTCGGCCCCTTCGACGCCGTGATTGGCCATTCCTTCGGCGGCGCCGTCGCGGTCAATGCCGTCGTCGGCTCGATCCAGGGTGTGCCGCCGCTGCCGGCCGAGCGGCTGGTGCTGATCTCGGCGCCGAACTCGATGCCGACCTTTTTCGCCGAATTCGGCCGCATGCTCGAACTCGGGCCGCGCAGCCAGACGGTGCTCGTCAACCATGTCGAGACGCTGACCGGACGGCCGCTGGAGGATTTCGTCGGCTCGCTGCAGCTTGCCGAGTTCGAGGTGCCGACGCTGGTCATCCACGCGCCGGAGGACAAGGAGGTCCCGGCCGCCAATGCCTGGGCCTACGAGAAGGCGGGGCCGCATATCCGCCTCGTCTGGGCGCCCGGCCTCGGCCACCGGCGCATCCTCGCCGCGCCGGGCGTGATTGAAGAATTGACCAACTTCGTCGCCGGCGAACGCGCACCGGCGCTAGTGAATTAG
- a CDS encoding sel1 repeat family protein: MQTIRTLWAGCLAAVLLATVALAGPQDDFARAQELRERGDLTGAFELFRSAATHGHLDARVEMGRSYANGMGVPQDFAKAHVWYDIAVMNGSSGAIFGRRNAFKQLSDSEVAEATAQARLCIETNYLDCM; the protein is encoded by the coding sequence ATGCAAACGATACGGACTCTCTGGGCTGGTTGCCTGGCGGCGGTGCTGCTCGCGACCGTGGCACTTGCCGGTCCTCAGGACGATTTTGCCAGGGCACAGGAACTGCGCGAGCGTGGCGATCTCACCGGCGCCTTCGAACTGTTTCGTTCAGCCGCAACGCACGGCCACCTCGATGCGCGAGTGGAGATGGGGCGAAGCTATGCCAACGGCATGGGCGTACCGCAAGACTTCGCCAAGGCGCATGTCTGGTATGACATCGCCGTGATGAACGGCAGTTCGGGAGCAATTTTCGGCCGCCGCAACGCCTTCAAGCAACTGTCGGACTCGGAAGTCGCAGAAGCCACCGCGCAAGCGCGGCTGTGCATCGAGACCAATTATCTCGACTGCATGTGA
- the dgt gene encoding dGTP triphosphohydrolase: protein MGDLYNNKRFSEGERVEKTDDSTRNEFERDFDRILFSAPVRRLADKTQVFPLEKNDSVRTRLTHSHEVANLCRSLATQILRERKCAFGNAPNTEFAPTIAASVGLAHDLGNPPFGHQGETSISRWFVERFDGEGWGVPLTEQMRTDFEHWEGNAQAFRLLTRLQVSKGSHGLDLTFATLAALMKYTVGSEKRGKEEHPAFKKFGYFDADRKNAERVLSEVGLAPGQRHPIAYLMEACDDIAYSVIDIEDAVKKQLISINDIIAALRRINNGHYEDLATAIEIRVSELQSEKRSVSEVNDIGAQYYRTFVIQTMVVATSKTFLAHSDAIISGNFKQSLIKASEASDLCKALKSLASDHAYNAPAVKEIELRGDNLLRSLLSYFWRSIEECSPLPSELDGNDRAALAPRTSTPFGEFVFSHISQNYVRCYESDTAGMGDAAGVRYRQMLLLTDMVSGMTENFAIDLEAKFRQLDDGRYDYH from the coding sequence ATGGGCGATTTGTACAACAACAAGAGATTCTCCGAAGGTGAGCGCGTTGAAAAGACCGATGACAGCACTCGCAACGAGTTTGAGAGGGACTTCGACCGCATCCTATTTTCTGCTCCCGTGCGCCGCCTTGCCGACAAGACCCAGGTCTTTCCGTTGGAGAAGAACGATAGCGTCCGCACTAGATTGACCCATTCCCACGAGGTCGCAAATCTGTGCCGGTCTTTGGCTACTCAGATACTGCGCGAACGAAAGTGTGCGTTTGGCAACGCCCCAAACACTGAGTTTGCGCCCACTATTGCAGCGTCGGTTGGGCTTGCTCACGACCTAGGAAATCCTCCTTTTGGCCATCAAGGTGAAACGTCGATCAGCCGTTGGTTTGTCGAACGATTCGATGGAGAGGGTTGGGGTGTTCCGTTAACTGAACAGATGCGTACAGATTTTGAGCATTGGGAGGGGAACGCCCAGGCCTTTCGGCTACTGACACGATTGCAGGTGTCAAAAGGTTCCCATGGCCTCGACTTAACGTTCGCTACTCTCGCGGCGTTGATGAAATACACCGTCGGCTCTGAAAAACGAGGAAAAGAAGAGCATCCAGCTTTCAAGAAATTTGGCTATTTTGATGCAGATCGAAAAAACGCCGAGCGAGTTCTTTCGGAAGTAGGGCTAGCGCCGGGACAGCGACACCCTATCGCCTATTTGATGGAAGCTTGTGACGATATCGCCTATTCTGTCATTGACATAGAAGATGCGGTTAAGAAGCAGTTAATTTCTATAAACGATATTATTGCCGCTCTGAGACGCATTAACAATGGTCACTATGAGGATCTTGCCACTGCAATCGAAATTCGCGTTTCTGAACTTCAGAGTGAAAAGCGCAGCGTATCCGAGGTGAACGATATTGGCGCTCAGTATTATCGCACATTCGTTATCCAGACGATGGTAGTCGCAACCTCCAAGACCTTCTTGGCCCACTCAGATGCTATAATCAGTGGGAACTTTAAGCAGTCCCTCATCAAGGCGTCGGAAGCTTCGGACCTATGTAAGGCCCTGAAATCGCTTGCATCTGACCACGCGTATAACGCCCCGGCAGTAAAGGAAATTGAACTACGCGGGGATAATCTTCTCCGTTCGTTGTTGAGCTACTTCTGGCGGTCAATCGAAGAGTGCTCCCCGCTACCGTCTGAGCTTGACGGAAATGACCGCGCTGCTTTGGCTCCGCGGACGTCGACACCCTTTGGAGAGTTTGTGTTTAGTCACATCTCTCAAAACTATGTACGGTGCTATGAGTCAGATACCGCAGGCATGGGCGACGCCGCAGGAGTGCGATATCGCCAGATGCTGCTTCTGACTGATATGGTCTCTGGGATGACGGAGAATTTCGCCATTGATCTCGAGGCCAAATTTAGACAGTTGGACGATGGGCGATACGATTACCACTGA